One region of Qipengyuania gaetbuli genomic DNA includes:
- a CDS encoding HD domain-containing protein: MTEVMERSAAFRTMTEGTQEDWDIILTHAKPFAENGGARILDHLKLLDGDFGGFPVDRLTHCLQTATRAHRDGKPEDYVVMALLHDIGDTLGAYNHADIAAAILEPFVSEELHWIVKHHAIFQGANFFHFVGLDPEMRQKYAGSPYYEATVEFIDKYDCPAFDADYDTLPIEFFAPMVMRVFERPRVSLYKAAMD, from the coding sequence ATGACCGAAGTAATGGAGAGGAGTGCAGCCTTCCGCACTATGACCGAAGGCACCCAGGAGGACTGGGACATTATCTTGACGCATGCCAAACCGTTCGCGGAAAACGGCGGTGCACGAATACTCGATCACTTGAAATTGCTCGATGGTGATTTTGGCGGCTTTCCTGTCGACCGCCTCACGCATTGTTTGCAAACTGCAACGCGTGCCCATCGCGATGGCAAACCGGAAGACTATGTCGTCATGGCATTGCTGCATGACATTGGAGATACGCTAGGCGCGTACAATCACGCCGACATCGCGGCCGCGATCCTCGAACCTTTCGTGTCAGAAGAGTTGCACTGGATCGTGAAGCATCATGCCATTTTCCAAGGCGCGAACTTCTTCCACTTTGTCGGACTCGATCCCGAGATGCGACAGAAATACGCCGGATCGCCCTATTACGAAGCGACCGTCGAATTCATCGACAAATACGACTGTCCGGCCTTCGATGCAGACTACGACACGCTGCCGATCGAGTTCTTCGCCCCTATGGTCATGCGTGTTTTCGAACGCCCCCGGGTCAGCCTCTACAAAGCCGCAATGGACTGA
- a CDS encoding pyridoxal phosphate-dependent decarboxylase family protein: MSSFPDKKIAQRLLEKAAQLATRGRYSDQALDPHQAPLAARDRFDIALPRRGRDPLEVIESLDSAARPGLSGMTDAGFMSWVIGGSHPAGVAADWMAAAWGQNACLYEASPASAQAEAASAKYLLDVLDLPPESSVGFATGATMAAFTSLAAARLCVLERAGHDFERKGLYGCPEVAIYIADDAHVTNYSALRYLGFGSDQLHRIPSLDDGTYDCDALEAAMAEDDVPARIVLAQAGHIMSGAFDDFTRLAALCKRHGAWLHVDGAFGLWVRASRRLRRIAEGVELADSWSVDGHKWLQIPYDCGFAIVKHEEYHRRAMSMQAGYLPKGEPLRNNSDYVPELSRRARGFSVWAVMQSLGRKGIEDMIESHCHSAHLLAQALRRLDGVEVINRQCLNQLAVAFHSPHCDGAEAVAQALNASGRYFVRTAQWQGRKLLRFSIINGETGPDHVAPMVDEIAAAWQAISRAAA; encoded by the coding sequence ATGAGTTCCTTCCCCGACAAGAAAATTGCTCAACGCCTGCTCGAAAAGGCAGCGCAACTGGCGACACGGGGTCGCTACAGCGACCAAGCGCTTGATCCCCACCAGGCTCCGCTCGCAGCACGGGACAGGTTCGACATCGCACTTCCTCGCAGGGGTCGCGACCCACTCGAAGTGATCGAATCGCTCGATAGTGCTGCGCGTCCCGGCCTCTCCGGCATGACCGATGCCGGCTTCATGAGCTGGGTTATCGGCGGCTCGCATCCTGCAGGCGTGGCCGCCGATTGGATGGCCGCGGCCTGGGGCCAGAATGCCTGCCTCTACGAAGCTTCGCCTGCGTCTGCCCAGGCCGAGGCGGCAAGCGCGAAATACCTCCTCGACGTGCTAGACCTGCCGCCCGAAAGTTCGGTCGGCTTCGCCACGGGTGCGACCATGGCAGCCTTCACTTCACTCGCCGCTGCGCGCCTGTGCGTGCTCGAGCGCGCTGGCCATGATTTCGAGCGCAAGGGCCTCTACGGCTGTCCCGAAGTGGCGATCTACATTGCCGACGATGCCCATGTGACCAATTACTCGGCGCTGCGGTACCTCGGTTTCGGCAGCGACCAATTGCACCGGATCCCCTCGCTGGACGACGGAACCTATGATTGCGACGCGCTCGAGGCAGCCATGGCCGAAGACGATGTGCCCGCGCGGATCGTGCTGGCACAGGCGGGCCACATCATGTCGGGCGCCTTCGACGACTTCACGCGCCTCGCCGCGCTTTGCAAACGCCACGGCGCATGGTTGCATGTCGATGGTGCCTTCGGCCTATGGGTGCGTGCCAGCCGAAGGTTGCGGCGCATTGCCGAAGGCGTGGAGCTGGCCGATTCCTGGTCGGTCGACGGACACAAGTGGCTGCAAATTCCGTATGACTGCGGCTTCGCAATCGTGAAGCATGAGGAGTACCACCGCCGCGCCATGTCGATGCAGGCGGGATACCTCCCCAAAGGCGAACCGCTGCGCAACAATTCGGACTATGTCCCAGAACTCTCGCGCCGTGCGCGCGGCTTTTCGGTCTGGGCGGTGATGCAGAGCCTCGGGCGCAAGGGCATCGAGGACATGATCGAAAGCCATTGCCACTCGGCGCACTTGCTCGCCCAGGCGCTCAGGCGGCTGGACGGCGTGGAGGTGATCAACCGTCAGTGCCTCAACCAGCTCGCTGTGGCGTTCCACAGCCCGCATTGCGACGGGGCTGAAGCGGTGGCGCAGGCGCTCAACGCCAGCGGGCGCTATTTCGTACGCACCGCTCAATGGCAGGGCCGCAAGCTGCTGCGCTTCTCGATCATCAACGGCGAAACTGGTCCCGACCACGTTGCACCGATGGTCGATGAGATTGCCGCTGCATGGCAAGCGATCTCGCGCGCCGCCGCCTGA
- a CDS encoding NAD(P)/FAD-dependent oxidoreductase — protein sequence MTDNILPTHRYDAVVVGARCAGAATAMLMARHGARVLMIDRAAEGSDTLSTHALMRGAVMQLHNWGVLHSITAENTPPIHRTSFIYGHADPIDIDLSDSFGTRALYAPRRTVLDRQLVRAAREAGVDTLFGVSMTGVVKEGAGRIKGVTIKGRQGTHTLACDLVIGADGRNSSLAKHVGAGLIKRGTNMSQIAFGYFTGLGQRGYRWYWGEDCGGGVIPTNDGEACVFLSAAHDGPYDLRGMRGADAFAYAASKMMPQMADELRGASLSGKIRCFGGQPGHMREACGNGWALVGDAGYFKDPITAHGITDALRDAQLLADSWACGRLDDYPAVRDALSHDIFRLSDEIAGYDMGLEGLAALHKSLNTAMQANQLWIAENLYATRAAA from the coding sequence GTGACCGACAATATCCTTCCCACACATCGTTACGATGCCGTCGTTGTTGGAGCACGCTGCGCAGGCGCGGCCACTGCGATGCTGATGGCGCGCCACGGTGCGCGCGTGCTGATGATCGACCGTGCCGCAGAAGGAAGCGACACACTTTCGACCCATGCGCTGATGCGCGGGGCGGTCATGCAGCTTCACAATTGGGGAGTCCTGCACTCCATAACTGCGGAAAACACGCCGCCGATCCATCGAACCTCCTTCATCTACGGCCATGCCGACCCGATCGATATCGACCTGTCCGACAGCTTCGGCACGCGCGCGCTTTATGCGCCGCGCCGAACGGTGCTCGACCGTCAGCTGGTCCGAGCGGCGCGCGAGGCCGGGGTCGACACGCTTTTCGGCGTTTCCATGACCGGCGTGGTCAAGGAAGGCGCAGGGCGCATTAAAGGCGTCACTATCAAGGGCCGGCAGGGTACACACACGCTCGCCTGCGACCTGGTGATTGGCGCCGATGGTCGCAATTCCTCGCTCGCAAAGCATGTTGGTGCGGGACTGATCAAGCGCGGCACCAACATGTCTCAAATCGCTTTCGGCTATTTCACGGGCCTCGGCCAGCGCGGCTATCGCTGGTACTGGGGCGAGGATTGCGGCGGCGGCGTGATCCCCACCAATGACGGCGAGGCCTGCGTATTCCTGTCGGCTGCGCACGATGGGCCCTATGACCTGCGCGGCATGCGCGGCGCCGATGCTTTTGCCTACGCGGCCAGTAAGATGATGCCGCAGATGGCGGATGAACTGCGGGGAGCGAGCCTTTCCGGCAAGATCCGCTGCTTTGGCGGCCAGCCGGGACACATGCGCGAGGCTTGCGGAAACGGTTGGGCGCTGGTTGGCGATGCAGGCTACTTCAAGGACCCGATTACTGCGCATGGTATCACCGATGCGCTGCGCGATGCGCAACTGCTGGCCGACAGCTGGGCGTGCGGCAGGCTCGACGATTATCCTGCCGTCCGCGATGCCTTGTCGCACGACATCTTTCGCTTATCCGACGAGATCGCCGGTTACGACATGGGCCTTGAGGGACTGGCTGCCCTGCACAAGTCGCTCAACACGGCAATGCAGGCGAACCAGCTCTGGATCGCCGAGAACCTATACGCCACTCGGGCGGCGGCTTGA
- a CDS encoding group I truncated hemoglobin, with product MAQQQSMFDKYGGFSVVSKIVLDLYERLLDDDDLGPFFDDVEFARIVDHQTKFVSSVMGGPASYTDVQIQKLHSHLPISDAHFDKLALMLTQVLQDHGVEDEDAQEVVGAFAQRRGLVVND from the coding sequence ATGGCTCAACAGCAATCGATGTTCGACAAATACGGTGGTTTTTCGGTGGTCAGCAAGATCGTGCTGGACCTCTACGAACGACTGCTGGACGACGATGATCTCGGCCCATTCTTCGATGATGTCGAATTTGCGCGGATCGTCGATCACCAGACAAAGTTCGTGTCTTCGGTCATGGGCGGTCCGGCTTCCTACACCGACGTGCAGATCCAGAAGCTCCACAGCCACCTCCCGATTTCCGATGCGCATTTCGACAAGCTCGCCCTCATGCTGACCCAGGTTCTCCAGGACCATGGGGTCGAGGATGAGGACGCACAGGAAGTCGTCGGCGCCTTTGCGCAGCGTCGCGGTCTCGTGGTGAACGACTGA
- a CDS encoding adenylate/guanylate cyclase domain-containing protein yields MSIEAINEQLLRAIGVGVALLDTSELKFRFFNDTFKEWFAEIETGQQLRDVFPDIDTAEVIRALQETGQFTSEASFRIRRRMMTIAMTINPALEGNQKVAVLVCQNISRIKELESMIDSYSMMVERNTREIKREKEQVEKLLLNMMPRSVYEEYKTFGVVTPRTYENVAVLCLDFSGFSATVEQQDAGVIVSELNDIYTAFDRIGDQFGCERIKTVGDLYITVAGMPDPSDRSIQSVSDAAVRFVRYLENRNKSHPVDWNCRIGLAAGSVIGSVVGVQKYIYDVFGPAVADAMRLREAAGAMEIVAAADFAERFGEAHETEAAGSGALADGTAVELVRVLSGNGSLSH; encoded by the coding sequence ATGTCGATCGAAGCCATCAACGAGCAGTTGCTCCGCGCCATCGGTGTGGGCGTTGCCCTTCTCGACACATCGGAGCTCAAGTTCCGCTTCTTCAACGACACCTTCAAGGAATGGTTTGCCGAGATCGAGACCGGGCAGCAACTGCGCGACGTCTTTCCTGATATCGATACTGCGGAGGTGATCAGGGCGCTTCAGGAAACCGGCCAGTTCACGAGCGAGGCAAGCTTTCGCATTCGCCGTCGCATGATGACGATCGCGATGACGATCAATCCCGCACTCGAGGGCAACCAGAAGGTCGCCGTTCTGGTGTGCCAGAACATCAGCCGGATCAAGGAACTGGAATCGATGATCGATTCCTATTCGATGATGGTCGAACGCAACACGCGAGAGATCAAGCGCGAGAAGGAGCAGGTCGAAAAGCTGCTCCTCAACATGATGCCGCGCTCGGTCTACGAGGAATACAAGACTTTCGGCGTGGTCACGCCGCGCACCTACGAGAACGTCGCGGTTCTGTGCCTCGATTTCTCCGGTTTTTCGGCCACGGTCGAGCAACAGGACGCCGGCGTGATCGTCAGCGAACTGAATGATATCTACACCGCATTCGATCGTATCGGCGACCAGTTCGGCTGCGAGCGGATCAAGACCGTTGGCGATCTCTACATCACCGTTGCCGGTATGCCCGATCCATCGGACCGGTCCATCCAGTCGGTGTCGGACGCAGCGGTTCGCTTCGTGCGCTATCTCGAAAATCGCAACAAGAGCCACCCAGTCGACTGGAATTGCCGGATCGGCCTGGCCGCCGGTTCGGTGATCGGATCGGTGGTGGGTGTGCAGAAGTACATCTACGACGTTTTCGGACCGGCCGTGGCGGATGCCATGCGCCTGCGCGAAGCGGCGGGAGCGATGGAGATCGTCGCGGCGGCTGACTTTGCCGAGCGGTTCGGCGAAGCGCATGAGACCGAGGCTGCCGGTTCCGGCGCACTGGCTGACGGAACAGCGGTGGAACTCGTCCGGGTGCTGTCCGGGAACGGCAGCTTGAGCCATTGA
- a CDS encoding response regulator, translating into MDDATLICICDDEEPLRAMLAEYLEKNGFRTVQAHDAANLRETLGSCEPALLLLDINMPGEDGLSVLRSLQGEERAPRIIMLTAAGETVDRIVGLEMGADDYLAKPVDLRELVARVRAVLRRSSAKEVEDPQAAEGRLPFGKTWLDLEAAKLYDRDGKPIPLTAMEFNLLKLFAKNRGRVLNRDQILEGAHDREWDPFDRSIDIRISRIRKKIEHNPSKPVVIRTVRGLGYIYDPE; encoded by the coding sequence ATGGACGATGCGACCCTCATCTGCATCTGCGACGATGAAGAGCCGCTGCGGGCGATGCTGGCGGAATATCTCGAAAAGAACGGCTTCCGCACCGTGCAGGCGCATGATGCGGCGAATTTGCGGGAAACGCTGGGAAGCTGCGAACCGGCACTGCTTCTGCTCGACATCAATATGCCGGGCGAAGACGGGCTTTCGGTCCTGCGCAGTCTGCAGGGCGAGGAACGGGCTCCGCGTATCATCATGCTGACCGCAGCGGGAGAAACGGTCGACCGGATTGTCGGGCTGGAAATGGGCGCGGACGATTACCTCGCCAAGCCCGTGGACCTGCGCGAACTGGTGGCCCGGGTGCGCGCCGTGCTGCGCCGTTCTTCCGCAAAGGAAGTTGAAGACCCGCAGGCAGCCGAAGGACGCCTGCCCTTCGGCAAAACCTGGCTCGATCTCGAAGCGGCCAAGCTATACGACAGGGATGGCAAGCCGATCCCGCTGACCGCGATGGAATTCAACCTGCTCAAGCTCTTCGCGAAGAACCGCGGGCGGGTGCTCAATCGCGACCAGATACTCGAAGGCGCGCACGACCGCGAATGGGACCCCTTCGACCGTAGCATCGACATCCGCATTTCGCGCATTCGCAAGAAGATCGAGCACAATCCGTCGAAGCCCGTGGTCATCCGCACGGTGCGCGGGTTGGGGTATATCTACGACCCCGAATAG
- a CDS encoding Crp/Fnr family transcriptional regulator: MQRTYQFSEIGPTHAEGQMFATLVKLGVRKRFTSGSQVLHRGDPGTGFWLIESGHVMACRFGPEGERTLFAVLGPGDLIGELACFAGLPQQVHAIAEGEVQLVWIEMVQVERLLEEGPKFAKWLLSALANKLRLALDRVEGVQNLPAKARIARVLSDMAANEGRALKITQQQLADFVGVSRVTTVQVLSQFAAEGLIERHYRQINVVDTPGLTAYSE; the protein is encoded by the coding sequence ATGCAAAGAACTTATCAATTCTCTGAAATTGGTCCCACGCACGCAGAGGGGCAAATGTTTGCGACCCTGGTCAAGCTGGGCGTGCGGAAGCGATTTACCAGTGGCTCTCAAGTGCTGCACCGCGGAGATCCGGGAACTGGTTTCTGGTTGATCGAGAGCGGACACGTTATGGCTTGCCGCTTCGGACCAGAGGGAGAGCGAACGCTTTTTGCGGTCCTTGGCCCGGGTGACTTGATTGGCGAGCTCGCTTGTTTCGCCGGCCTTCCTCAGCAGGTTCACGCGATCGCGGAAGGCGAAGTGCAACTCGTTTGGATCGAGATGGTTCAGGTCGAGCGCTTGCTGGAAGAAGGGCCCAAGTTCGCCAAGTGGCTACTAAGCGCGCTGGCGAATAAGCTGCGGCTTGCATTGGACAGGGTTGAAGGTGTCCAGAACCTACCCGCGAAGGCACGTATAGCGCGGGTTCTATCCGATATGGCCGCGAATGAAGGGCGCGCGCTCAAGATTACGCAACAACAGCTCGCTGACTTCGTTGGAGTATCGCGAGTGACAACAGTGCAGGTATTGTCACAGTTCGCTGCGGAAGGACTGATTGAACGGCATTATCGTCAGATCAACGTCGTCGATACACCCGGACTGACTGCGTACTCTGAATGA
- a CDS encoding class II aldolase/adducin family protein yields the protein MATIFDIKSAADDSHIRGSVSPEEWQVRVDLAAAYRLVAYYGWDDLIFTHLSAKVPGPDKHFLINPYDMMFDEITASSLVKIDVEGQPVVPTAHPVNPAGFTIHSALHMNCPDAHAVMHLHTPAGQAVSAMECGLLEHTQTGMVARGDLAYHEYEGIATDLGERDRLVEDMGDKHYMILRNHGTLAIGASVPEAFLRLYFLERACDAQVKMLAAGRDGLHNPPQGTPEKVREQTPEEATALVAKQLAWPALLRKLDRIDPSFRD from the coding sequence ATGGCAACAATATTCGACATAAAGTCCGCCGCCGACGATTCCCATATCCGCGGGTCGGTAAGTCCAGAGGAATGGCAGGTTCGCGTCGATCTCGCCGCCGCCTACCGCCTCGTTGCCTATTACGGCTGGGACGATCTGATCTTCACTCACCTGTCAGCCAAGGTCCCGGGGCCGGATAAGCACTTCCTGATCAACCCATACGACATGATGTTTGATGAGATCACGGCATCATCACTCGTAAAGATCGATGTTGAAGGGCAGCCGGTTGTGCCTACTGCCCACCCGGTTAATCCGGCCGGGTTTACGATCCATTCGGCATTGCACATGAATTGCCCCGATGCGCATGCAGTCATGCACTTGCACACACCAGCGGGGCAGGCAGTTAGCGCAATGGAGTGCGGCCTTCTCGAACACACGCAAACGGGAATGGTGGCTCGCGGTGACCTTGCATACCACGAGTACGAGGGTATCGCGACCGACCTCGGAGAGCGAGACAGGCTGGTCGAGGACATGGGCGACAAGCACTACATGATCCTGCGCAATCATGGCACTTTGGCCATTGGCGCATCGGTGCCTGAAGCCTTCCTGCGGCTCTATTTTCTTGAACGGGCATGTGACGCTCAAGTGAAGATGCTCGCTGCTGGGCGCGATGGATTACACAATCCACCGCAGGGTACTCCGGAGAAAGTTAGGGAACAGACCCCTGAAGAGGCGACAGCGCTCGTCGCTAAGCAGCTCGCCTGGCCCGCGCTGCTGCGTAAGCTTGACCGGATCGACCCTAGCTTCAGAGACTAG
- the cysK gene encoding cysteine synthase A encodes MNAPFPRPLSRPQGSERRGSVLELVGDTPVVLAEKLSPPGREVWLKLESANPMGSVKDRLALGLIEAAEKDGSLKPGQTVVEATSGNTGIGLALVCARKGYPLVIVMAESFSVERRKILRYLGAKVVLTPASLKGTGMVDKARELAEEHGWFLPRQFENENNEKVHEATTGMEIVRAFADAPLDAFVSGLGTGGTIAGVGRALKAHMPSARIVACEPDNSPVLASGVPQQYAEDGSPAASHPRFRPHPMQGWAPDFIPAVTARAITDGVIDEIVPVAGADALAWSRRLAREEGVFCGITSGATFAAARQLASELPEGSRVLAMIPDTGERYMTTPLFGDIEEDMNEAEIEISRSTPGARFDATPAAAPSAAVPEADKRALAHVDAIIADETQSLVFFALEWCEFCWSAQKLLDLMEVDYRIVHLDGPDYADPAWGGDVRAALAQRSGGTPTIPQIFVGTKHLGGATDLFDAFNDGRLSGIFEDAGIAHKQPGVENAYSLLPKWLQKR; translated from the coding sequence ATGAACGCTCCTTTCCCCCGTCCCCTCTCCCGCCCACAAGGAAGCGAAAGGCGCGGGTCCGTCCTCGAACTCGTCGGCGACACCCCCGTGGTGCTGGCCGAGAAGCTCTCCCCTCCAGGCCGCGAAGTTTGGCTCAAGCTCGAAAGCGCCAACCCCATGGGTTCGGTCAAGGACCGGCTCGCGCTGGGCCTGATCGAAGCCGCCGAGAAGGACGGATCGCTCAAGCCCGGACAGACAGTGGTCGAGGCGACCAGCGGCAACACCGGCATCGGTCTTGCACTGGTTTGCGCGCGCAAGGGCTATCCGCTGGTCATCGTCATGGCCGAAAGTTTCAGCGTCGAGCGCCGCAAGATCTTGCGTTACCTCGGCGCGAAGGTCGTGCTCACTCCGGCGTCGCTCAAGGGTACTGGCATGGTCGACAAGGCCCGCGAACTGGCCGAGGAGCACGGCTGGTTCCTGCCCCGCCAGTTTGAGAACGAGAATAACGAGAAGGTCCACGAAGCGACCACTGGCATGGAAATCGTCCGAGCATTCGCCGACGCGCCGCTCGACGCATTCGTCAGTGGTCTCGGCACCGGCGGTACTATCGCTGGCGTAGGGCGTGCGCTCAAGGCACATATGCCTTCGGCGCGCATTGTCGCCTGCGAGCCCGACAATTCGCCGGTCCTCGCCTCGGGTGTTCCTCAGCAATATGCCGAGGACGGCTCGCCCGCTGCGAGCCACCCCCGCTTCCGCCCGCACCCGATGCAGGGCTGGGCCCCCGATTTCATTCCCGCGGTCACAGCGCGTGCCATTACCGACGGCGTGATCGATGAGATCGTCCCGGTCGCGGGCGCCGATGCGCTTGCCTGGTCGCGCCGCCTGGCCCGCGAGGAAGGCGTTTTCTGCGGCATCACTTCGGGCGCAACTTTCGCCGCCGCACGTCAGCTTGCAAGCGAGCTTCCTGAAGGGTCGCGCGTGCTGGCGATGATCCCCGACACGGGCGAACGTTACATGACCACGCCGCTGTTCGGTGACATCGAGGAGGACATGAACGAGGCGGAGATAGAAATCTCGCGATCGACCCCCGGAGCCCGCTTCGATGCCACGCCTGCTGCCGCTCCCTCAGCAGCTGTGCCAGAGGCCGATAAGCGCGCACTCGCCCATGTCGATGCCATTATCGCCGACGAAACGCAGTCGCTGGTGTTTTTCGCGCTCGAATGGTGCGAATTCTGCTGGTCTGCACAAAAGCTGCTCGACCTGATGGAAGTCGATTATCGCATCGTCCATCTCGACGGACCCGATTATGCCGATCCGGCATGGGGCGGCGACGTACGTGCCGCACTTGCCCAGCGCAGCGGCGGAACACCGACGATCCCCCAAATCTTCGTCGGTACGAAGCACCTCGGCGGGGCGACCGATCTGTTCGATGCTTTCAACGACGGTCGGCTTTCCGGCATTTTCGAAGACGCCGGTATCGCCCACAAGCAGCCCGGCGTCGAAAACGCCTATTCCCTCCTTCCGAAGTGGTTGCAGAAAAGATGA
- a CDS encoding hybrid sensor histidine kinase/response regulator, whose amino-acid sequence MSTPATSKPAIGEQGQSPVFRELLDHFWLGVALFDDEARLFYSNHAMAQINPALDDLFAPGLEWDQLLIEWVARGVIDRTVQERLRRLESGLTAGNMESEKAVVEMRGVGLHELVLVATSNGGFALSQRDVTRREMASEHDQEADAILRQVMEACPANLVMSRMDDGQIIYRSPAAREVLGPGKKVAEHFVKRSDLADFVTEILPQGRVDDVSVQLKKTDGETFPALVSSRLIEYRGEDVAVSSLVDITKEIEMRTMLAAQRERIFETEKLSALGELLAGVAHELNNPLSVVVGHALMLREETQDTEILRRVEQIENAAERCAKIVKSFLAMAREQQVSKETLGLAELVEDAVRSLREGDMEFTAEVDCDLKKDLPPLSGDPAQLEQVVTNLLVNAQQAIAKSGEGGKIEITARPDRSRNLMVIDFCDDGPGIPAHVGKRVFEPLFTTKEVGQGTGIGLAFCHRVLTAHGGSIELMPSEGGAHFRIHLPLGEDAHKEQAAPTLQQAGEPSGKVLVIDDEHDVAALIAEILRRDSYEVDMVHSGEDGLEACAATEYDAILVDIKMPGIGGQGFLERIRGERPELVERIAFVTGSTMSPETRGFLDNCGCRFLEKPVAPKDIRALAARIVARSS is encoded by the coding sequence GTGAGCACTCCAGCCACCTCTAAACCCGCCATCGGGGAGCAGGGACAGTCGCCGGTTTTCCGCGAATTGCTCGATCATTTCTGGCTGGGGGTCGCGCTGTTCGATGACGAAGCGCGGTTGTTCTACAGCAATCACGCTATGGCGCAGATCAATCCGGCGCTCGACGATCTCTTCGCGCCCGGCCTCGAATGGGATCAGCTGCTGATCGAGTGGGTTGCGCGCGGTGTTATCGATAGGACGGTGCAGGAGCGCTTACGCCGGCTCGAGAGTGGCCTGACAGCCGGCAATATGGAGAGCGAAAAAGCGGTCGTCGAGATGCGCGGCGTGGGCCTCCACGAATTGGTGCTGGTCGCAACCTCGAACGGCGGGTTCGCACTGTCGCAGCGCGACGTGACGCGCCGAGAAATGGCGAGCGAGCACGATCAGGAAGCCGATGCGATCCTGCGGCAAGTGATGGAGGCGTGTCCTGCAAATCTTGTTATGTCGCGAATGGATGACGGTCAGATCATCTACCGCTCGCCCGCGGCACGCGAAGTCCTCGGCCCAGGCAAGAAAGTTGCCGAACATTTCGTCAAGCGCTCGGATCTCGCCGATTTCGTTACCGAAATCCTGCCGCAGGGACGTGTCGACGACGTCTCGGTGCAGCTCAAGAAAACCGATGGTGAGACTTTTCCCGCACTCGTTTCGTCGCGACTGATCGAATACCGCGGCGAGGATGTCGCTGTGTCATCGCTGGTGGACATCACCAAGGAGATCGAGATGCGCACGATGCTCGCCGCCCAGCGCGAGCGCATTTTCGAGACCGAGAAACTTTCAGCGCTCGGGGAGCTGCTGGCGGGTGTCGCGCACGAACTCAACAACCCGCTTTCGGTTGTCGTCGGGCACGCGCTGATGCTGCGCGAAGAAACGCAGGACACCGAAATTTTGCGGCGGGTCGAGCAAATCGAGAACGCCGCGGAACGCTGCGCCAAGATCGTCAAAAGCTTTCTCGCCATGGCGCGCGAACAGCAGGTTTCAAAGGAAACGCTGGGTCTCGCCGAACTGGTAGAGGACGCGGTTCGCAGCCTGCGCGAAGGTGATATGGAATTCACCGCCGAGGTTGATTGCGATCTGAAGAAGGATCTGCCGCCGCTTTCCGGCGATCCCGCCCAGCTCGAACAGGTGGTGACCAACCTGCTCGTCAATGCGCAGCAGGCCATCGCCAAATCGGGCGAAGGCGGCAAGATCGAGATTACAGCGCGCCCTGACCGCAGCCGCAACCTCATGGTAATCGACTTCTGCGATGATGGACCGGGCATTCCCGCCCATGTCGGCAAGCGCGTGTTCGAGCCGCTCTTCACCACCAAGGAAGTGGGCCAGGGGACGGGCATCGGTCTTGCCTTCTGCCACCGCGTGCTGACCGCGCATGGCGGGTCGATCGAATTGATGCCTTCTGAAGGTGGCGCCCATTTCCGCATCCACCTGCCGCTCGGCGAGGATGCGCACAAGGAGCAGGCTGCTCCCACCCTGCAGCAAGCGGGGGAACCCTCGGGCAAGGTGCTAGTGATCGACGATGAACACGACGTCGCCGCATTGATCGCGGAAATCCTGCGGCGCGACAGCTACGAGGTCGACATGGTCCATTCGGGCGAGGACGGGCTCGAAGCCTGCGCTGCGACCGAATACGACGCGATTCTCGTCGACATCAAGATGCCCGGCATCGGCGGGCAGGGTTTCCTTGAGCGGATCAGGGGCGAACGTCCCGAACTGGTCGAACGGATCGCTTTCGTCACGGGCAGCACGATGAGCCCCGAAACACGCGGCTTCCTCGATAATTGTGGCTGCCGTTTCCTCGAAAAGCCGGTCGCACCAAAGGACATCCGCGCGCTTGCCGCCAGGATCGTCGCACGGAGTAGCTGA